In the genome of Coraliomargarita algicola, one region contains:
- the hemL gene encoding glutamate-1-semialdehyde 2,1-aminomutase, giving the protein MKSSEQLFKRAQQLIPGGVNSPVRAFRSVGGAPFFTQSANGAHLTTADGAELINFVCTWGPAIHGHNDPDIRAAIATALENGTSFGTPNPYEVSMAELLVEIVPSVEKVRMCNSGTEATMSAIRLARGYTGRNKIIKFAGCYHGHVDSLLVKAGSGALTLGNPDSAGIPASFAAETIVLDYNDPEALQACFAQQGDEIAAIIVEPYPANCGLILPDGGYLELLRELCTRNGSVLIFDEVMTGFRLALGGVQERIGITPDLTALGKIIGGGLPVGAFGGKAEIMDHLAPLGPVYQAGTLSGNPLAMAAGIAALQKLKDTNPYPLFETMGAQIREALLAAAKEKGLPLQVPQVGSMFGLFFSEAPVRNYQDATSSQTQHFNTLFKYALDHGVYLPPSAYETCFICTAHNGADIEQAAEVLAAGIRSI; this is encoded by the coding sequence ATGAAATCTTCCGAACAACTTTTTAAACGTGCGCAGCAACTCATTCCTGGCGGTGTGAACTCTCCTGTTCGTGCTTTCCGTTCCGTGGGCGGCGCACCTTTCTTCACTCAGAGCGCCAACGGCGCGCATCTAACGACTGCCGATGGGGCCGAACTGATCAACTTCGTCTGCACCTGGGGCCCAGCCATCCATGGGCACAATGATCCAGACATCCGCGCTGCGATCGCCACCGCGCTGGAAAACGGCACCAGCTTTGGCACACCCAATCCGTACGAGGTGAGCATGGCCGAGCTACTGGTCGAGATTGTGCCCTCGGTCGAAAAAGTGCGCATGTGCAACTCCGGCACCGAAGCCACCATGTCGGCCATCCGACTGGCACGCGGCTACACCGGACGCAACAAAATCATCAAATTTGCAGGCTGCTACCACGGTCATGTGGATTCGCTCTTAGTCAAAGCCGGCTCGGGCGCGCTGACACTGGGCAATCCCGATAGCGCGGGCATCCCTGCCAGCTTTGCGGCGGAAACCATCGTGCTGGACTACAACGATCCGGAAGCCTTGCAGGCCTGCTTCGCGCAACAGGGCGACGAGATCGCCGCGATCATTGTCGAACCTTACCCGGCCAACTGTGGACTCATCTTGCCCGACGGCGGCTATCTGGAATTACTACGCGAGCTCTGCACCAGAAATGGTTCGGTCTTAATCTTCGACGAAGTCATGACGGGCTTCCGCCTGGCCCTCGGTGGCGTGCAAGAACGCATCGGCATCACGCCCGACCTCACAGCATTGGGCAAAATCATCGGTGGCGGCCTACCAGTCGGCGCCTTCGGTGGCAAAGCTGAGATCATGGATCACCTCGCACCGCTCGGTCCCGTTTACCAAGCCGGCACTCTGAGTGGCAATCCGCTCGCGATGGCGGCCGGCATCGCGGCATTGCAAAAGCTCAAAGATACCAATCCGTATCCGCTCTTCGAAACAATGGGCGCACAGATTCGCGAAGCGCTGCTAGCGGCGGCCAAGGAAAAAGGCCTGCCGCTGCAAGTGCCCCAAGTGGGCTCGATGTTTGGCCTCTTCTTCAGCGAAGCGCCCGTGCGTAATTACCAAGACGCCACCAGTAGCCAGACCCAGCACTTCAACACACTGTTTAAATATGCGCTCGACCACGGCGTCTACCTGCCACCTTCAGCCTACGAGACCTGCTTCATCTGCACGGCCCACAACGGTGCCGATATCGAACAAGCCGCGGAAGTGCTCGCGGCCGGCATCCGCTCGATTTAG
- a CDS encoding Txe/YoeB family addiction module toxin — protein sequence MKKIFSDRAWEDYQYWQKNDKRMLKKANELIKDIDRNQHEGIGKPEPLKHSLSGFWSRRINEEHRLVYRINGNGIHIAQLRYHY from the coding sequence ATGAAGAAGATCTTTTCAGATCGAGCGTGGGAGGACTACCAATACTGGCAGAAAAATGACAAGCGCATGCTCAAGAAAGCAAACGAACTGATTAAGGATATTGATAGGAACCAGCATGAGGGCATCGGCAAGCCCGAGCCCTTGAAGCATTCACTTTCCGGTTTCTGGTCTCGGAGAATCAATGAAGAGCATCGGCTGGTTTATCGAATTAATGGAAATGGGATTCACATCGCCCAGCTGCGATACCACTACTGA
- a CDS encoding type II toxin-antitoxin system prevent-host-death family antitoxin, which translates to MNAITYSSARENLARTITEVCRNHDPVIITKKGTDSVVMMSLEDYESMKETTYLLRSPKNARRLLESIQQLEEGKGKERELAE; encoded by the coding sequence ATGAACGCCATCACCTATTCCAGTGCTAGAGAAAACCTCGCGCGCACGATCACAGAAGTCTGCCGTAACCATGATCCTGTAATCATCACGAAGAAAGGCACCGATTCCGTGGTCATGATGTCTTTGGAGGATTACGAATCCATGAAGGAAACCACTTATCTGCTTCGGAGCCCGAAGAATGCCCGGAGGCTTCTTGAGTCCATTCAGCAACTTGAAGAAGGAAAGGGAAAAGAGAGAGAACTGGCTGAATGA
- a CDS encoding IS110 family transposase, producing MNTAKNTHTIGIDLGDKSHETCTLNAAGEIIERTTLLNNQPELIRFSKANRGATLIMEAGCHSPWISRLFNQRGHKVVVANPRKVRAIYQTDNKNDERDALLLARIGRFDRNLLYGIEHKSEAHQRALKIIEARDALVTARVKLVNHVRGSLKSLGI from the coding sequence ATGAATACAGCAAAAAACACCCACACCATCGGCATCGACCTCGGCGACAAGAGCCACGAAACTTGCACTCTAAACGCAGCGGGCGAGATTATCGAACGAACAACACTGCTCAACAACCAGCCCGAGCTGATTCGCTTCAGCAAAGCCAACCGAGGCGCCACTCTCATCATGGAGGCCGGTTGTCATTCACCATGGATTAGCCGTCTGTTTAACCAGCGCGGCCACAAGGTAGTCGTCGCCAATCCACGCAAGGTCCGGGCAATCTACCAGACCGACAACAAAAACGATGAGCGTGACGCGCTGCTGCTGGCTCGTATCGGACGTTTTGACCGCAACCTACTTTACGGCATCGAACACAAGAGCGAGGCGCACCAACGAGCGCTGAAGATCATTGAAGCACGCGATGCCCTGGTGACCGCACGCGTCAAACTGGTCAACCATGTGCGCGGCTCTCTCAAAAGCCTAGGCATCTAA